A genome region from Mesorhizobium sp. B2-1-8 includes the following:
- a CDS encoding haloacid dehalogenase type II, producing the protein MQYAAYVFDAYGTLFDVHAAVRRHADAIGPDGQLLSEVWRAKQLEYSWVRTLMSAYADFWQLTEQALDFALRKVPSADPSLKAKLLEAYWRLDCYPEVPAVLKALKASGARLAILSNGSPEMLEAAVKSAALDQVLDDIYSVDAVRRFKTDPAVYDMVATGWRLYPGAISFQSSNRWDIAGATKFGFRTVWINRSNQPEEYRDLPPALILPSLEALVSGA; encoded by the coding sequence ATGCAATACGCCGCCTATGTTTTCGACGCCTATGGCACGCTGTTCGACGTACACGCGGCCGTGCGCCGCCATGCAGACGCGATCGGACCGGACGGCCAGCTCCTGTCCGAAGTCTGGCGCGCCAAGCAACTCGAATACTCCTGGGTGCGCACGCTGATGAGCGCCTATGCCGATTTCTGGCAGTTGACGGAACAGGCGCTGGACTTCGCCTTGCGCAAGGTCCCTTCGGCCGATCCGAGCCTCAAGGCGAAACTGCTGGAAGCCTATTGGAGGCTGGACTGTTACCCCGAAGTGCCGGCCGTGCTGAAAGCGCTCAAGGCTTCGGGCGCCAGGCTGGCGATCCTCTCCAATGGCTCGCCCGAAATGCTGGAGGCGGCGGTCAAGTCCGCGGCACTCGACCAGGTCCTGGACGACATCTATTCGGTCGATGCGGTGCGTCGTTTCAAGACCGATCCAGCGGTCTACGACATGGTCGCCACCGGCTGGCGGCTTTATCCCGGCGCGATCTCCTTCCAGTCCTCCAATCGCTGGGACATCGCGGGCGCCACCAAATTCGGCTTCCGCACGGTTTGGATCAACCGCTCCAACCAGCCGGAGGAATATCGGGACTTGCCGCCGGCCCTGATCCTGCCGTCACTGGAGGCACTCGTATCCGGCGCCTGA
- a CDS encoding branched-chain amino acid aminotransferase, which yields MTLAAAAQSATWTFVDGDWYEGNVAILGPRSHAMWLGTSVFDGARWFEGVAPDLELHAARVNASATALGLAPNMTPERIVGLTWDGLKKFDGKTAVYIRPMYWAEHGGYMGVPADPASTRFCLCLYESPMISPTGFSVTVSPFRRPTIETMPTNAKAGCLYPNNGRAILEAKARGFDNALVLDMLGNVAETGSSNIFLVKDGHVLTPAPNGTFLSGITRSRTMALLGDYGFRTTEKTLSVRDFLEADEIFSTGNHSKVVPITRIEDRDLQPGPVAKKARELYWDWAHSTSAG from the coding sequence ATGACACTGGCTGCGGCGGCGCAATCCGCGACATGGACTTTCGTCGATGGCGATTGGTATGAAGGCAATGTCGCCATTCTGGGACCGCGCAGCCACGCCATGTGGCTCGGCACCAGCGTGTTCGACGGAGCTCGCTGGTTCGAGGGCGTCGCGCCCGATCTCGAACTTCATGCCGCACGCGTCAATGCCTCGGCGACCGCGCTCGGCCTGGCGCCGAACATGACGCCCGAGCGGATCGTCGGGCTGACCTGGGACGGATTGAAGAAGTTCGACGGCAAGACGGCGGTCTACATCAGGCCGATGTACTGGGCCGAGCATGGCGGCTACATGGGCGTGCCGGCCGATCCCGCCTCGACCCGTTTCTGCCTGTGCCTCTATGAATCGCCGATGATTTCGCCGACAGGCTTTTCCGTGACCGTGTCGCCGTTTCGGCGCCCGACCATCGAAACCATGCCGACCAACGCCAAAGCCGGCTGCCTCTATCCCAACAACGGCCGCGCCATCCTTGAGGCCAAGGCGCGCGGCTTCGACAATGCGCTTGTGCTCGACATGCTGGGCAATGTCGCGGAGACCGGAAGTTCGAACATCTTCCTGGTCAAGGACGGCCATGTGCTGACGCCGGCGCCCAACGGAACCTTCCTGTCCGGCATCACCCGCTCGCGCACGATGGCGCTGCTCGGCGATTATGGGTTCAGGACCACCGAAAAGACGCTGTCGGTGCGGGATTTCCTCGAAGCGGACGAAATCTTCTCGACCGGCAATCACTCCAAGGTGGTGCCGATCACCCGCATCGAGGACCGCGACCTGCAACCTGGCCCGGTGGCCAAGAAGGCACGCGAACTCTATTGGGATTGGGCGCATTCGACCTCGGCTGGCTGA
- a CDS encoding L,D-transpeptidase, with protein MSITEIESYRLSRRGFLNAAALGAASIAVSACATTGPGPAEPPPPTYVEPPLADYASMYAAVSDGGFDLPAIPVDRIDPQFLRQIVPDPTGQKPGTIVVDTTGHFLYLVRPGGQAIRYGVGLGRAGFEWSGDAVVQWKQKWPKWTPPDEMVARQPELKQYSADNGGMPGGLKNPLGARALYLFQGNVDTLYRLHGSPEWRSIGKSVSSGCVRLMNQDIIDLYDRVPSKTPVIVTSDARQPMVATANHKAIPIDAGVPDGSVLLGPVKAVTDAIF; from the coding sequence ATGTCCATAACCGAAATCGAATCTTATCGCCTGAGCCGTCGCGGCTTTCTCAACGCCGCAGCCCTGGGCGCCGCCTCGATCGCGGTTTCGGCATGCGCCACCACGGGACCGGGGCCAGCCGAGCCGCCGCCGCCAACCTATGTCGAGCCTCCGCTCGCCGACTATGCGTCGATGTACGCGGCTGTCAGCGATGGCGGCTTCGATCTGCCGGCCATCCCCGTCGACAGGATCGATCCGCAGTTCCTGCGCCAGATTGTGCCCGATCCGACCGGACAGAAGCCGGGGACCATCGTCGTCGATACGACGGGCCATTTCCTCTATCTGGTTCGCCCGGGCGGCCAGGCCATCCGCTATGGCGTCGGCCTCGGGCGCGCTGGCTTCGAATGGTCGGGCGACGCGGTCGTCCAGTGGAAGCAGAAATGGCCGAAATGGACGCCGCCGGACGAGATGGTCGCTCGCCAGCCGGAATTGAAGCAGTACAGTGCCGACAATGGCGGCATGCCCGGAGGCTTGAAGAACCCGCTCGGGGCGCGCGCGCTCTATCTCTTCCAGGGCAATGTGGACACGCTCTATCGCCTGCACGGCTCGCCGGAATGGCGTTCGATCGGCAAATCGGTGTCGTCGGGCTGCGTGCGCCTGATGAACCAGGACATCATCGACCTTTATGATCGCGTGCCGTCGAAAACGCCGGTCATCGTCACCAGCGACGCTCGCCAACCGATGGTGGCGACGGCCAATCACAAGGCCATCCCGATCGACGCCGGCGTGCCGGACGGATCGGTCCTGCTCGGACCGGTCAAAGCGGTGACGGACGCGATTTTCTGA